A window from Erythrobacter sp. YJ-T3-07 encodes these proteins:
- a CDS encoding DUF2855 family protein: MTTTSQFLVQKDNIREGRIDTREVPSLSDGEVLARIERFALTANNVTYGVMGDRIGYWKFFPVESEGEGVIPVWGFAEIVESAHPEVPVGERIYGFFPMANHLVMQPAKVSEGRFVDGAEHRAGLPPVYNSYTRVGAESDYDGDLDDERMVLFPLYATSFCIYDFMQDHEWYGARQVVVLSASSKTAIGCAYAISADASAPRSVGVTSPRNAASVERLGLYDEVLTYDALDNIDASIPTVVIDMSGDGGVLGRLHDHLGDTMKYTSNVGVTHYDANTMPPGFIRERSEMFFAPGHIQKRHKEWGPGVFEKRAHDFWKDTALKSRGWLTIHREHGDDAVKQAWSAVALGKTPADEAWVVGF; the protein is encoded by the coding sequence ATGACGACAACCAGCCAGTTCCTGGTCCAGAAGGACAATATCCGCGAAGGCCGTATCGACACGCGGGAAGTGCCGTCGCTCAGCGATGGAGAGGTCCTCGCGCGGATCGAGCGCTTCGCGCTGACCGCCAACAACGTCACCTATGGAGTGATGGGGGATCGCATCGGATACTGGAAGTTCTTCCCCGTCGAAAGCGAGGGGGAGGGCGTGATTCCCGTATGGGGTTTTGCCGAGATCGTTGAGTCCGCGCATCCGGAGGTGCCGGTTGGAGAGCGGATCTACGGCTTCTTCCCCATGGCGAACCACCTCGTCATGCAACCGGCAAAGGTCAGCGAAGGCCGCTTCGTCGATGGCGCGGAGCATCGCGCGGGTCTGCCGCCGGTGTACAATTCCTACACCCGTGTCGGCGCAGAGTCTGATTACGACGGCGACCTCGATGATGAGCGCATGGTGCTGTTCCCGCTCTATGCGACATCCTTCTGCATCTATGACTTCATGCAGGACCACGAGTGGTATGGTGCCAGACAGGTCGTCGTGCTGAGCGCGTCGTCCAAGACCGCGATCGGATGCGCCTATGCAATCTCCGCCGATGCGTCTGCACCCAGGAGCGTCGGCGTCACCTCACCCCGGAACGCGGCGTCGGTCGAAAGGCTGGGCCTCTACGACGAGGTCCTGACCTACGACGCGCTGGACAATATCGACGCGAGCATTCCGACCGTCGTCATCGACATGTCTGGCGATGGCGGCGTGCTCGGTCGCCTGCACGATCATCTGGGCGACACCATGAAATACACCTCCAACGTTGGCGTCACCCATTACGACGCGAACACCATGCCGCCCGGATTCATTCGGGAGCGCAGCGAGATGTTTTTTGCGCCCGGCCATATCCAGAAGCGCCACAAGGAATGGGGCCCGGGCGTGTTCGAAAAGCGCGCGCACGACTTCTGGAAAGACACCGCGCTGAAATCGCGCGGCTGGCTGACGATCCACCGCGAGCACGGTGACGATGCCGTGAAGCAGGCATGGAGTGCGGTCGCCCTGGGCAAGACCCCGGCGGACGAGGCGTGGGTGGTCGGCTTCTAG
- a CDS encoding NAD(P)/FAD-dependent oxidoreductase, producing the protein METRDVIIVGSGHGGAQAAIALRQSGFEGSILMVSRDGELPYERPPLSKEYLSGDKPFDRILIRPEQFWQDKDIELRLGTEVVAIEPAKHEVTLGNGESIGYGQLIWAAGGAPRALTCSGADLKGVHAVRTRNDVDTLMRELAEGAKKAVVVGGGYIGLEAAAVLRKLDCQVTLLEAQPRVLARVAGEELSDFYQAEHRAHGVDLRLETMVDCLEGEDGRVARVRLHDGCAIDADLVIVGIGIVPSVEPLAKAGAVCSDGVDVDGSCRTSLEDVFAIGDCAAHRSRWAQDAVLRIESVQNANDMATAAAKMICGAPQDYAAFPWFWSNQYDLKLQTAGLSTGYNATVLRGDPAARSFSVVYLRDGRVIALDCVNAMKDFVQGRKLVEQGVSPDPNALADTSITLKELATP; encoded by the coding sequence ATGGAAACCAGAGACGTCATCATCGTAGGTTCCGGCCATGGCGGCGCGCAGGCCGCCATCGCGCTGCGGCAGAGCGGGTTCGAGGGTTCGATCCTGATGGTCAGTCGGGACGGCGAACTGCCCTACGAGCGCCCTCCCCTGTCCAAGGAATATCTCTCGGGCGACAAGCCGTTCGATCGTATCCTGATCCGCCCGGAACAGTTCTGGCAAGACAAGGACATCGAGCTGCGCCTTGGCACCGAGGTCGTCGCGATCGAACCTGCAAAGCATGAGGTGACGCTGGGGAACGGCGAAAGCATCGGCTACGGCCAGCTGATCTGGGCTGCTGGCGGCGCGCCGCGCGCGCTGACATGTTCGGGCGCTGACCTGAAGGGCGTTCACGCGGTCCGCACCCGCAACGATGTCGATACCCTTATGCGCGAGCTTGCCGAAGGCGCGAAGAAGGCGGTGGTCGTCGGTGGCGGCTATATCGGACTGGAAGCGGCAGCGGTGCTGCGCAAGCTCGATTGCCAGGTCACCCTGCTCGAAGCCCAGCCGCGCGTCCTCGCTCGGGTGGCGGGCGAGGAACTCAGCGATTTCTACCAGGCCGAGCATCGCGCCCACGGGGTCGATCTGCGGCTGGAGACGATGGTCGACTGCCTGGAGGGCGAGGATGGCCGGGTCGCACGCGTACGCCTGCACGATGGCTGCGCGATCGACGCCGACCTGGTCATCGTCGGGATCGGGATCGTGCCTTCGGTCGAGCCGCTGGCGAAGGCAGGTGCGGTGTGTTCGGACGGCGTCGACGTCGACGGGTCGTGCCGGACTTCGCTGGAGGACGTCTTCGCAATCGGCGACTGCGCCGCCCATCGCAGCCGCTGGGCGCAAGATGCGGTGTTGCGGATCGAGTCCGTACAGAACGCCAACGACATGGCTACTGCCGCAGCGAAGATGATCTGCGGCGCCCCGCAGGATTATGCCGCCTTCCCGTGGTTCTGGTCCAACCAGTATGACCTGAAGCTTCAGACAGCCGGTCTCTCGACAGGCTACAACGCGACGGTTCTGCGCGGAGACCCTGCCGCCCGCTCTTTCTCGGTCGTCTACCTGCGCGATGGCCGGGTGATCGCGCTCGACTGCGTCAATGCCATGAAGGACTTCGTGCAGGGGCGCAAACTGGTCGAGCAGGGCGTTTCGCCAGACCCCAACGCGCTCGCCGATACCAGCATCACACTAAAGGAACTCGCGACGCCCTGA
- a CDS encoding NAD(P)H-binding protein, whose protein sequence is MQADRTYGGRPRRVLVLGGTGTIGRATVHALVARGHEVVCLVRRTSARSARPHLSGAQLRACDVTDPASLARDGIRGERFDVLLSCLASRTGAPDDAWRIDHDAHLDALRQAQAADIAHMILLSAICVQKPQLEFQKAKLAFERALIASGIDYSIVRPTAFFKSLSGQVERVRQGKPFVMFGDGTLTACKPISDGDLAAYLADCIDNPERRNRILPIGGPGPAITPRMQGEALFAMLGRQPHFKHVPVALLDAIVLTLGTMGRVVPSLSAKAELARIGRYYATESMLVLNPETGLYDAEATPSTGSETLFDYYAQVLSGEAQAERGEHAVF, encoded by the coding sequence ATGCAGGCCGATCGAACATATGGTGGGCGGCCGCGTCGCGTTCTCGTCCTTGGCGGCACCGGCACGATCGGGCGAGCAACCGTGCACGCACTGGTCGCGCGCGGGCACGAGGTGGTCTGTCTGGTGAGACGCACATCTGCGCGATCCGCGCGCCCTCACCTATCCGGGGCCCAGCTTCGCGCCTGCGATGTGACCGACCCGGCTTCGCTGGCGCGCGACGGCATCCGGGGCGAAAGGTTCGATGTCCTTCTGTCATGCCTCGCATCGCGTACCGGCGCACCCGACGATGCCTGGCGGATCGACCACGACGCCCATCTGGACGCTCTGCGACAGGCACAGGCGGCGGACATCGCGCATATGATCCTGCTGTCCGCGATCTGCGTGCAGAAGCCGCAACTCGAATTCCAGAAGGCCAAGCTGGCGTTCGAGCGCGCGCTGATCGCATCGGGTATCGACTATTCCATCGTCCGCCCCACGGCTTTCTTCAAATCACTCTCGGGCCAGGTCGAGCGGGTGCGGCAGGGCAAGCCATTCGTGATGTTCGGGGACGGCACGCTGACTGCGTGCAAGCCGATCAGCGACGGCGACCTTGCCGCATACCTCGCCGACTGCATCGACAACCCAGAGCGGCGCAACCGCATCCTGCCGATCGGTGGCCCGGGCCCGGCGATCACGCCACGCATGCAGGGGGAGGCGCTGTTCGCTATGCTTGGCCGGCAGCCGCACTTCAAACACGTGCCGGTCGCGCTGCTGGACGCTATCGTCCTGACGCTCGGCACCATGGGGCGGGTCGTCCCTTCGCTGAGCGCCAAGGCCGAACTTGCGCGCATCGGACGCTATTATGCGACCGAGTCCATGCTCGTGTTGAACCCCGAAACCGGCCTCTACGATGCCGAGGCAACGCCCTCCACCGGCTCCGAAACGCTGTTCGACTATTACGCGCAAGTGCTCAGCGGAGAGGCGCAGGCCGAGCGCGGCGAGCATGCCGTGTTCTAG